AATATAAGATAGATAGTAGAATAGAAAAAATTAGGTGAAAGGATGAATAACATGATTACATACAATAAATTAGTACGTGATAACATCCCTACTATTATCGAAGAAGATAATAAAACTTGCCGTACAAAAATACTTACGAATGAACAGTTTGAACAGGAAGCTAAGAAAAAATTATTTGAAGAATTAGATGAATATATGAATGCCACAAATAATAAAGAGTCATTAGAAGAACTTGCGGATATTCTTGAACTGATTCACGCTTTAACTGGAGTTCACGATGCTAGTTTTGAAGAATTAGAAGCGATTCGTGTAAAGAAAAAAGAAAAGCGTGGCGGTTTTGACGATCACGTTTTTTTGATTGATGTCGATGAGTGACGTTAGGCTTGTTACCACATTTTTAAAAAGTGAACTACTAGAAGCGATTGAAAAAAGTTCAGGAATTTATTTACTCCCATCCTTTTTAATGAAGTCAGGGGTGGAATTATTATTGCCATCCCTTAAGAAAGCAGAAGAACATGGTGCGGATATTCAAATCTGTACAGGTGATTATTTATATGTGACACAACCAGATGCTTTAGCATTATTGTTAAAAGAATTAAAAAGTGCAAAGATTCGATTGTGGCAAAGTAATGGGATTTCGTTTCATCCAAAAGCATATTTATTTTCAAGTGAAAAAGAAAAGCTAGCATTTGTTGGTTCTTCTAATTTTTCTCGTTCAGCGATGACGACAGGTGTGGAGTGGAACGTAAA
The genomic region above belongs to Massilibacterium senegalense and contains:
- a CDS encoding nucleoside triphosphate pyrophosphohydrolase, with the translated sequence MITYNKLVRDNIPTIIEEDNKTCRTKILTNEQFEQEAKKKLFEELDEYMNATNNKESLEELADILELIHALTGVHDASFEELEAIRVKKKEKRGGFDDHVFLIDVDE